The Silene latifolia isolate original U9 population chromosome X, ASM4854445v1, whole genome shotgun sequence genome contains the following window.
CAAATCCCGTTCAGGCGCCAAACACCCCTTCCTAACATAACAGAATCAAAGATTTTCTGTATGATGTATATGCTGATGTACGAGGGTCAACCTTTTGAGCATCCAAActtggagaggaagaggaattgaCGGTACTTGGTAGTCGAGTGGGTGGCGACGCTTGTTCTAGCTGACATAAATGTCAACAGAGACATTTTTGAAGCAAAGTTGAATGGGTTTATCGCTGGAAAAGAAGATTTATGGGCCAAGTTACAAAAGAAGCGCAAAATTAAGGCTGTATTATCGAAAAAGTAAACAATTTGTGGACATATTTTTGAATGAAATGTATTTTATTTGGCAATGTTGAAGTTTGAAAAGAATGTTTTGTATTTTGGTTGGCAATGTTTACACAAatgtgtaatttttaaattgcaAGTGTAATCATTACAGTAATGAAGTGTAATGGTAAATTACACTAATGAAGTAATGGTTGACTATTTTTTGGCAGTTATAATCATAGTtttttcaaagtgtaaatgtgactaaatttCAAGTGTAACTAttaacacacttgtaatttagtcacatttacactttaagtgtaactgttaacacacttaaagtgtaaatgttaacactgAAATTGAATAATttcttcaaagtgtaaatgtgactaaattgcaagtgtaactgttaacacagttgcaatttagtcacatttacactttaagtgcaactgttaacacacttaaagtgtaaatTTTAACATTGTCAGTGTCAACTTTATCATACTGAAAGTGTGAATGTAAACACACTGAAATTGAATTTcagtgtaaatgtggtgacatggcaagtgtaaatgtaattgggactgtgaatgtgaggacaacccaagtgtaaatgtgaacccaaaaaaaagtgtaaatgtgaacaaatagaaagtgtaaatgtgaatataggagaagtgtaaatgtgaacaaataaagtgtaaatctgactaaattggaagtgtaaatgtgaagatattcaaagtgtaaatgtgaggatagattaagtgtaaatgtgaacacaaagtgtaaatctgactaaattggaaatgtaaatgtgaagatactggaagtgtaaatgtgctgACATggcaagtgtaaatgttaacaccaGTTATTTGAAAATAAGTGTAACTGTTACTTCAAATAACATAAGTAATCCAAAATAAGTTCAAGTAACATAATGTTTGGCTATCTAATAAAACAGAGAGATTTTGGTCTTATGACAGTGTAACTCTAACGTTGGTGTTACTAAAAGTTACACCAACTGCAGTTCAAAGTTACGTTGCCATGAGACCAATTCCTAATCGCCCGCTCCAGTTATAGCACATCAAAGTTTTAAGTTACACACTCAAAATATATAGAGCAACATTTGTCACTGATCTGACGTCTATTCTTGTTCTGATTCtagctcttcctcctcctctccttcatTCTCTTCTGGTTCAGACGACCCTTCGCACAATGGCGTGTGTGCTGAGAaggggttagggcagttcctCTTGTCGTGATTTGTCATTCTCTTGCAATTCTTACACTTACGTTTGGGTTTCCTAGCCAAAACCATTGCTTTTGTTTTAGCTGACAGCAATCTTTTTCCGGTACCCTTGTTTTTCGAATTCTTTGGTGGCAGTATCGTCACTACCTCACATGGCGTACAATTCAGAAATTTctccatttgttgatttttattcaaCACTTCCCCTAATGGTGAGAGGGACTGTTTAAATGCCCTAATTACAGCGGAAAAGCTGTCAACATCAGCTACTCCTTTGTCTCGAAGAAGCCCTACATCttcatgaacttctgaccacattaTTGACATTGCAATTTGTTTTTCATCTATGATTTGCATGTTTTCTGTCCCTTCGCCATTAGTATTGAAAATCCTTAATCGGAGATACTCTTTCATCCATCTATTTACAACATAATCTTCTGGTTTAGTCTTTATCCCACTTGCTGAAAAAATCCATATTATATGGCGGCATAGGATTCCGGTTCTTTCAAACATCGTACAACTGCGGCTTGCTTTACGTGTACCTTTGTCATCAGTTAAAGCTAGCATGTAAGTGTGAACGTTAAAAATAGTGTcactgatgtaaagtgtaaatgtcatgaattgtaaagtgtaaatgttaagttattagaagtgtaaatgtaaactaataggaagtgtaaatgtcatgaactgtaaagtgtaaatgttaagttattagaagtgtaaaagttaagttataggaatttaaatgagataaaaacagaaagtgtaaatgtcatatgatgtaaagtgtaaatgtcatgaattgtaaagtgtaaatgctaagttattagaagtgtaaatgtaaactaataggaagtgtaaatgtcatgaactgtaaagtgtaaatgttaagttattagaagtgtaaatgttaagttatagggatttaaatgagataaaaacagaaagtgtaaatgtcatatgaggtaaagtgtaaatgtcatgaactgtaaagtgtaaatgtcattaagtggaaaagtgtaaatgttaagatataggaagtgtaaatgtcatatgatgtaaagtgtaaatgtcatgaattgtaaagtgtaaatgttaagttattaaaagtgtaaatgtaaactaataggaagtgtaaatgtcatgaactgtaaagtgtaaatgttaagttattagaaatgtaaatgttaagttataggaatttaaatgagataaaaacataaagtgtaaatgtcataggaaGTGTAAACTACCTGGACTGTATGCAACTTCAAAATTCTTCTTTCTGGATGAATCTTTGACAGTAGTTACCTCTAGCTCGCCTCTCTTAGTGAAACCTCCTGTTCTACATGTATCAATTGAGAAGATGACTTCTTGTTTGAATTTCTGGAAAGTTGAATAGGTCTACACCTTTGCAGCATGAATCTCTAATGCCAGATGTGTTGACGCCGCTGCGGACGAGTGCTTATCCTTGTTGTCAAGCTGCTTCTGTGTATGTCTTTGTTGGTCCATAGCGctctcaaaacgcatccaaaactcaaccaatgttcctgacttatgctcaaacctcttgaaaaagctattttcgctctctgatctttgagtCGTCCTCATAATCGACGCCATCCTCAAGTCtctgcaatgcgccatcacccactGTCCCCTTATAGCATACGTATCTGCAAACAAATCATTTACGCCAACACCATGATCTACAATTATTTGCTCCCAGATACCATCAAATTCTGCTGCCTCAAGCtcatcgtcccatataatgtcatTAATTTTACACATGAAGTCATTATAATCACTCCTAGAGACGCCAAACTTACTGGGcattttgttcattatatgccacatacagAACCGATGGCGCGCTGTCTTGAAAACAAGAGGGACAGATTTGATAATACCTGGGTCCTGATCTGTAATTATGTACTCGGGTTCCTTACCCCCTATTGCTTGTAAAAACCGGCTGAAAACCCAATTAAACGACTCATATTCATCCCTTGCAATTAGAGCCCCATAGAACGTCATAAATCTTTTATGGTGGTCAACACCTGTGAATGGTGTAAATAACATAGAATACTTATTGGTGGAGTAAGTTGGGTCGAATGACACCGCATCACCAAAAATTTTGTAATTATCTCGGGCAGTACCGTCCGCCCATATGGCCCTACGTAGGCTACCATCATCGTCAAGGTCATAGTCAAAGTAGAATCCTATTCTTGTTTCAGTCATTTCCTTGAAATGGTCAACAAACAACTGACCATCCCGTTCGTGAATGAAACATTTAACATCcctatggaagttcttaaaatcatttaagctTACTCCAATGTTTTCGAATCCATTCACTTGTTCTTTGCAGATTCTGTATGTCTTTGTTTCTCCTATCTTCAGCTGCCAATCAATCATTAACAGATACGTCATATAAATATAACATGAATGGAATTATTTATTTAGTATAGAGAGTGATTATATATTACAAACCCTTGAGTTCGAAACGATTATTAACAAATATATCATCTTGTGATAATCTATTATGTTACGCGACAATTTCTGGAACTCTCTGTCCTTAAGTGAGATAAGCTCGTGATTGTGAGCCTCGTGGAACCGGTCAATTATTAAAAGACCATTCTTCATATATAGTCGTATCCTCGCTTTGCACCCCACTCTAGTGACCCTGAATATCCTCTGTGACTTCTCCCCAACCAGTCCGTCATCCCGATCTTTACTGGGTGTCTTGTGAGCGAAACCTTCTCGATTGCAGACGACGAGCTTTGACTTGATCTCACCGCCACGCCATTTTTTTGTTGTGTACCTACGTACATAAAACCCATAAGCAATGGCGTATATCTTATAAAAAGTCACCGCGTCCTCAACCCCCCAAACTCCTGGCCGATGTACGGTGTAAACCTCTTCTCGACCTCCCTACACAGCTCCTGCCTGTCAGGTTGAACTCCATTCTGTTTTAGCAAGTCTGTAAATGTGCAtagagtgtaagtgtaaatgtaaatgtcatcagatatgaagtgtaagtgtaaTGTCCATAGAgtttaagtgtaaatgtcatcagatatgaagtgtaagtgtaaaCGTAAGTTGaagtaaagtgtaaatgtaaagggaatgttccataaatgtaaatattccaaaagtgtaaatgtccaaATTATGATGtcccaaaagtgtaagtgtaaatgtaaacatccaaaagtgtaagtgtaaatgtcagcagaaacgaagtgtaaatgtgttgttctgaaagtgtaaatgtcagcaaaagtgtaaatgtcagcagaaatgtagtgtaaatgtgatgctttaaaagtgtaaatgtcaacaaaagtgtaaatgttgtcagaatgctaactcaaattaaaactataataataacaattaaaaggtgactataacaattaaaaagtgtaaatgtaaaactatagcaaaagtaaacatccaaatgtgtaagtgtaaatgtcagcagaaacgaagtgtaaatgtgatggtctatctgaaagtgtaaatgtcagcaaaagtgtaaatgttgtcagaatgctaactcacataaaaaatataacagTAAAAATGCAAAGTtgactataacaattaaaaagtgtaaatgtaaaagtacaccaaaagtgtaaatgtcagcagaaatgcagtgtaaatgtgatgctttaaaagtgtaaatatcaacaaaagtgtaaatgttgtcagaatgctaactaaaatta
Protein-coding sequences here:
- the LOC141617958 gene encoding protein FAR1-RELATED SEQUENCE 7-like, with amino-acid sequence MTEARCTLYSVHLGGDKLYKYLKKTFWWPGMKKDVAEFVARCLTCQRVKGEQRRPQDLLKQNGVQPDRQELCREVEKRFTPYTTKKWRGGEIKSKLVVCNREGFAHKTPSKDRDDGLVGEKSQRIFRLKIGETKTYRICKEQVNGFENIGVSLNDFKNFHRDVKCFIHERDGQLFVDHFKEMTETRIGFYFDYDLDDDGSLRRAIWADGTARDNYKIFGDAVSFDPTYSTNKYSMLFTPFTGVDHHKRFMTFYGALIARDEYESFNWVFSRFLQAIGGKEPEYIITDQDPGIIKSVPLVFKTARHRFCMWHIMNKMPSKFGVSRSDYNDFMCKINDIIWDDELEAAEFDGIWEQIIVDHGVGVNDLFADTTGGFTKRGELEVTTVKDSSRKKNFEVAYSPALTDDKGTRKASRSCTMFERTGILCRHIIWIFSASGIKTKPEDYVVNRWMKEYLRLRIFNTNGEGTENMQIIDEKQIAMSIMWSEVHEDVGLLRDKGVADVDSFSAVIRAFKQSLSPLGEVLNKNQQMEKFLNCTPCEVVTILPPKNSKNKGTGKRLLSAKTKAMVLARKPKRKCKNCKRMTNHDKRNCPNPFSAHTPLCEGSSEPEENEGEEEEELESEQE